In Flavobacterium cerinum, one genomic interval encodes:
- a CDS encoding ABC transporter ATP-binding protein codes for MSSILEVKNVVKQYGDYTALNSVSLKVPKGSIYGLLGPNGAGKTSLIRIINQITMPDSGEVILDGEKLAPHHVQHIGYMPEERGLYKTMKVGEQALYLAQLKGLSKEEAKKQLQFWFDKLEIQGWWNKRIQELSKGMAQKIQFVVTVLHQPKLLIFDEPFSGFDPVNANIIKDEILELKKKGSTIIFSTHRMESVEEMCDDIALIHKSNKLIEGKLIDVKKEHRSNAFEVGILSDNVERLMYELTQKFTLQQTNFKSLNDELKLEVQLGSETPNALLHLLTQNGQVTHFVEKIPSVNDIFIQTVSRK; via the coding sequence ATGAGTTCAATCTTAGAGGTTAAAAACGTTGTAAAGCAATATGGTGACTATACGGCTTTAAACAGCGTTTCTTTAAAAGTTCCCAAAGGAAGTATATACGGACTGCTAGGTCCGAACGGAGCAGGAAAAACATCACTGATCCGAATTATCAACCAGATTACCATGCCCGATAGTGGAGAGGTAATTCTTGACGGTGAAAAACTGGCACCGCACCATGTACAACATATCGGTTATATGCCGGAAGAAAGAGGGTTGTACAAAACCATGAAAGTAGGAGAGCAGGCGTTATATCTGGCACAGCTAAAAGGACTTTCAAAAGAGGAAGCCAAAAAACAATTGCAGTTCTGGTTCGATAAACTCGAAATTCAAGGCTGGTGGAATAAAAGAATTCAGGAACTTTCTAAAGGAATGGCTCAGAAAATTCAATTTGTGGTAACGGTATTGCACCAACCGAAATTGTTGATTTTTGACGAACCTTTTTCCGGTTTTGACCCGGTTAATGCCAATATTATAAAAGATGAGATTCTGGAATTGAAGAAAAAAGGATCCACCATTATTTTTTCAACACACCGAATGGAAAGTGTGGAAGAAATGTGTGACGATATCGCGCTTATCCATAAATCCAACAAACTGATCGAAGGAAAGCTGATCGATGTAAAGAAAGAACACCGTTCCAATGCTTTTGAGGTCGGAATACTTTCGGATAATGTAGAACGTCTGATGTATGAACTGACACAGAAATTTACGTTGCAGCAAACCAATTTTAAATCACTGAATGATGAGTTAAAACTGGAAGTGCAATTGGGAAGTGAAACACCTAATGCCTTGTTGCATCTGTTAACTCAAAACGGACAGGTTACCCATTTCGTTGAGAAAATTCCAAGTGTGAACGATATTTTTATTCAAACAGTAAGCCGTAAATAA
- a CDS encoding ABC transporter permease, whose amino-acid sequence MSVLSLIIKREFIAKVRNKSFIVMTFLSPLLIVGMSFLIGYLASMNDKEVKKVAIHDEAGIFKNDFKNTEKTVYIDLSAMPLQVAKDTASKNYEGMIYIPKVTDTKELLKKVEYISDDSPSIDFIMSMEEVIDHQLTQNNLKELGFDYDKIEKAKTNADIHLTKFSGEDSIKGLNEIKIVIGSAFGYLIMMFIIIYGNFVMRSVIEEKTNRIIEIIISSVKPFQLMLGKIIGNSLAGILQFAIWAIVGVILLVGVASFFGVQTGAQASIDPEMLNAAQQEMGGSVQMYISEIFKLPLGTLVTCFIVYFIGGYFLYSSLYAAIGAAVDSETDSQQFLLPIIMPMMLGVYVGFFTVMNDPHGTVATVFSIIPLTSPIVMLMRIPFGVPWWQLAISIALLFGTFLLVVWFASKIYRVGILMYGKKPTWKELYKWLKY is encoded by the coding sequence ATGAGCGTTTTATCCTTAATTATAAAAAGAGAATTTATCGCCAAAGTGCGAAACAAATCTTTTATCGTAATGACATTTCTTAGTCCGTTGTTGATCGTGGGAATGTCATTTCTAATTGGCTACCTGGCCAGTATGAACGATAAAGAAGTTAAAAAAGTGGCTATTCACGATGAAGCCGGTATTTTTAAAAACGATTTTAAAAATACAGAAAAAACGGTTTATATCGACCTGTCGGCAATGCCGTTACAAGTCGCTAAAGATACGGCCAGTAAAAATTATGAAGGAATGATTTACATTCCCAAAGTAACCGATACCAAAGAATTACTGAAGAAAGTAGAATACATTTCGGATGATAGTCCGAGTATCGATTTTATCATGAGTATGGAAGAAGTAATCGATCATCAGTTAACACAAAACAATCTGAAAGAACTGGGATTTGATTATGATAAGATTGAAAAAGCAAAGACGAATGCGGATATTCATCTTACAAAATTTTCTGGGGAAGACAGTATAAAAGGACTAAACGAGATCAAAATTGTCATTGGATCGGCCTTTGGATACCTTATCATGATGTTTATCATTATTTATGGTAACTTTGTGATGCGCAGTGTAATTGAAGAAAAAACAAACCGTATTATTGAAATTATCATTTCATCGGTAAAACCTTTTCAATTGATGCTTGGAAAAATTATCGGAAACTCATTGGCCGGAATTTTACAGTTTGCTATCTGGGCTATTGTAGGGGTTATTTTGTTGGTTGGAGTGGCGTCCTTTTTCGGAGTTCAAACCGGTGCTCAGGCATCAATTGATCCGGAAATGTTAAATGCAGCCCAACAGGAAATGGGCGGAAGCGTTCAAATGTATATCAGCGAGATATTCAAGCTTCCGTTGGGAACTTTGGTAACCTGCTTTATTGTCTATTTTATCGGCGGATACTTTTTGTATAGTTCGTTATATGCGGCTATCGGAGCGGCTGTAGACAGTGAAACGGATTCGCAGCAATTCCTGTTACCGATTATTATGCCGATGATGCTAGGTGTTTATGTTGGATTCTTTACAGTGATGAATGATCCGCACGGAACGGTTGCAACCGTATTCTCAATTATACCGCTAACATCACCTATCGTAATGCTGATGCGTATTCCGTTCGGAGTGCCGTGGTGGCAGTTGGCTATCTCAATAGCACTGTTATTCGGAACATTTTTATTGGTAGTATGGTTTGCTTCCAAAATTTATAGAGTCGGTATCCTGATGTATGGTAAAAAACCGACCTGGAAAGAATTATATAAATGGCTTAAATATTAG
- a CDS encoding mechanosensitive ion channel family protein: protein MIDTKSIDFSVFDLLVLTFAFMFTGIVLRIIFRIIIKKIPEQDKNKFVGVFQFFKYVVYIFVVMFTLHASGVNMNVFLTASAALFVGIGLALQTFFQDIISGILMILDQSLHVGDIIEVDGKVGKVTEIRLRTTRAVTRNDRVMIIPNHVFMSETLFNWTQNNSTNREHVTVGVAYGSDVQLVRKLLEECVQSTDGVVVEEGIVVLFEDFADSSLNFAVSFSVNDGMRSPRIQSEIRFKIEEAFRINNISIPFPQREITILNR from the coding sequence TTGATAGATACTAAAAGTATTGACTTTTCGGTTTTCGATTTACTGGTTCTGACTTTTGCTTTTATGTTTACCGGTATCGTCCTGAGAATAATTTTCAGGATTATCATAAAAAAAATACCGGAACAGGATAAAAATAAGTTTGTAGGGGTATTTCAATTCTTTAAATATGTCGTTTACATTTTTGTAGTAATGTTTACATTACATGCTTCAGGAGTTAATATGAATGTATTCCTGACAGCATCAGCGGCTCTTTTTGTCGGAATTGGATTGGCGCTACAAACTTTTTTTCAGGATATTATTTCCGGAATTCTGATGATATTGGATCAGTCGTTACACGTGGGTGATATTATAGAAGTAGACGGTAAAGTAGGTAAAGTAACGGAAATCCGATTGCGAACCACAAGAGCTGTAACCCGAAATGACAGGGTTATGATTATACCGAACCACGTGTTTATGAGTGAGACACTATTTAACTGGACGCAAAATAACAGTACGAACCGGGAGCATGTAACCGTAGGTGTGGCGTATGGAAGCGATGTACAGTTAGTTCGAAAACTATTGGAAGAATGTGTACAGTCAACAGATGGTGTCGTAGTAGAAGAAGGAATTGTAGTGCTGTTTGAAGATTTTGCCGATTCTTCCCTTAATTTTGCCGTTAGTTTTTCGGTTAATGACGGTATGCGAAGCCCGCGAATTCAAAGTGAAATCCGATTTAAAATTGAAGAAGCATTCCGCATCAATAATATCAGTATACCATTCCCGCAACGGGAAATTACAATCCTGAACCGTTAA
- a CDS encoding sigma-54-dependent transcriptional regulator, whose product MPKILIIEDEAAIRRVLSKILSEENDTYKVEEAEDGLQGLEKIKNEDYDLVLCDIKMPKMDGEEVLEAVKKIKPEIPMVMISGHGDLETAVNTMRLGAFDYISKPPDLNRLLNTVRNALDRKQLVVENKILKKKVSKNYEMIGESGAINQIKEMIDKVAPTEARVLITGPNGTGKELVAHQLHEKSERSAAPLIEVNCAAIPSELIESELFGHVKGAFTSAVKDRAGKFEAADKGTIFLDEIGDMSLSAQAKVLRALQENMITRVGADKDIKVDVRVVAATNKDLKKEIEEGRFREDLYHRLAVILIKVPALNDRREDIPLLITHFAEKIATEQGSTCKKFSAQAVKLLQEYDWTGNIRELRNVIERLIILGGTEISESDVKMFASK is encoded by the coding sequence ATGCCCAAAATACTAATCATAGAAGATGAAGCAGCAATCAGAAGAGTGTTGTCAAAAATACTTTCTGAAGAAAATGATACCTATAAAGTAGAAGAAGCTGAAGATGGATTACAAGGATTGGAAAAAATCAAAAATGAAGATTATGATCTGGTTCTGTGTGATATCAAAATGCCGAAAATGGACGGGGAAGAAGTACTCGAAGCCGTAAAAAAAATAAAACCGGAAATCCCGATGGTGATGATCTCCGGACATGGCGATTTAGAAACAGCTGTAAATACTATGCGTCTTGGAGCCTTCGATTATATTTCAAAACCGCCGGATTTAAATCGGTTACTGAATACCGTTCGAAATGCATTAGACCGAAAACAATTGGTTGTCGAAAATAAAATACTGAAAAAGAAAGTCAGTAAAAATTATGAAATGATCGGTGAAAGCGGAGCGATTAACCAGATCAAAGAAATGATCGATAAAGTTGCACCGACGGAAGCCAGAGTATTAATTACCGGACCAAACGGAACCGGAAAAGAATTAGTAGCGCATCAGTTACATGAAAAAAGTGAACGTTCGGCTGCACCGTTAATTGAAGTAAACTGTGCTGCTATTCCATCAGAATTAATCGAAAGCGAATTATTCGGACACGTAAAAGGTGCTTTTACATCGGCAGTTAAAGACCGTGCCGGAAAATTTGAAGCAGCTGATAAAGGAACTATTTTCCTGGATGAGATCGGAGATATGAGTTTGTCGGCTCAAGCCAAAGTATTACGGGCTTTACAGGAAAATATGATCACAAGAGTAGGTGCTGATAAAGATATTAAAGTTGATGTCCGTGTCGTAGCCGCGACCAATAAAGACCTGAAAAAAGAAATTGAAGAAGGGCGTTTCCGTGAAGATTTATACCATCGTCTGGCTGTAATCCTGATTAAGGTACCGGCGCTGAACGATCGTCGGGAAGATATTCCGTTACTGATAACGCATTTTGCAGAAAAAATAGCAACGGAGCAAGGGAGTACCTGTAAAAAGTTTTCAGCACAAGCCGTTAAATTACTACAGGAATACGATTGGACCGGAAATATCCGGGAACTTCGAAATGTGATCGAAAGATTGATCATTTTAGGAG